One window of the Nocardia huaxiensis genome contains the following:
- a CDS encoding LysR substrate-binding domain-containing protein has product MDVHTRQLRYFVTVAEELSFTRAAQRLYVTQQGLSAQIKQLEQALGVVLFSRTTRNVELTAAGASFFKEVRYGLTRLDAAVERAQSVHRNEQDRLTLGCMEGAALTLTEPILSAFRERHPDVSLELRQFGYDDPSAGLRSGAVDVAIVRHPFVYEGLEFERLFAEPLVVMLPVGHRLAGRAGVLAREIAEEPMLGASCSDPVWNAFWEFDIHREGRPAQIISRSSTLLEELHKVATGQGIVITVACVRWIPFPGVKLSPVIDAEPNEVAVGWRVDHRTALVRSFIDIARTVRDEHPELVAQLEEPDFLDCTLPLHL; this is encoded by the coding sequence ATGGATGTGCACACGCGGCAGCTGAGGTACTTCGTCACGGTGGCCGAAGAACTGAGTTTCACCCGCGCCGCGCAGCGACTGTATGTCACCCAGCAGGGGCTGAGCGCGCAGATCAAACAGCTCGAACAGGCGCTGGGCGTGGTGCTGTTCTCCCGCACCACGCGCAATGTGGAGCTCACCGCGGCGGGCGCGTCCTTCTTCAAAGAGGTCCGCTACGGGCTCACCAGGCTCGACGCCGCGGTGGAACGCGCGCAATCGGTCCACCGCAATGAACAGGACCGGCTGACGCTCGGCTGTATGGAAGGCGCGGCGCTCACCCTCACCGAACCGATTCTGTCCGCGTTCCGGGAACGCCACCCGGACGTGAGTCTGGAACTGCGGCAGTTCGGCTACGACGATCCGTCGGCGGGCCTGCGTTCCGGAGCCGTCGATGTGGCCATCGTCCGGCATCCCTTCGTCTACGAGGGTCTGGAATTCGAGCGGCTCTTCGCGGAACCGCTGGTCGTCATGCTGCCGGTCGGCCATCGGCTCGCGGGCCGGGCCGGCGTGCTGGCGCGCGAGATCGCCGAGGAGCCCATGCTCGGCGCGTCCTGTTCGGATCCGGTGTGGAATGCCTTCTGGGAGTTCGACATTCATCGCGAGGGCCGACCGGCGCAGATCATCTCCAGATCCAGCACGCTGCTCGAGGAACTGCACAAGGTCGCCACCGGCCAGGGCATCGTGATCACGGTCGCCTGTGTGCGCTGGATCCCGTTCCCGGGCGTGAAGCTCAGCCCGGTCATCGATGCCGAGCCCAATGAGGTCGCGGTGGGCTGGCGCGTGGATCACCGCACCGCACTGGTGCGCTCGTTCATCGACATCGCCCGCACCGTCCGCGACGAGCACCCGGAGCTGGTCGCCCAACTCGAGGAACCCGACTTCCTCGACTGCACGCTGCCGCTGCATCTGTGA